A stretch of DNA from Deltaproteobacteria bacterium:
GTAGGGGCCGGGAACGTAAGCGCAGAAAGGATCCGACTCGAGGTAGTCTCCCGTCATGCTGAAGGCGCGCGCCCGCGAGCCACCGCAGACGTCGCGGAACTCACAGACGCCGCACTTGCCCTTGAGCTGCTGGTAGTCGCGCAAGGTGCGAAACAACTCGCTGTCGCGATAAATCGCCGCCAAGCGCTGCTGGCGCACGCTGCCGGCCGAAATCGGCAAGAAGCCGCTGGGGAAGACCTCGCCGGTGTGTGAAATGAACACGAAGCCGTTGCCGTCATTGACGCTCTTGGGCGCGCGCGACTGCCCGTCCTTGATGGCGAAGCCGAGACCGCGGACCGCCGGCAGCGGGCGGCGCTGGCGGCGCGCGCCGGCGCGCCGCTGCAACAGAAAGCGCCGGTAGTGCGGCGCGGCCGTGCTCTTGATGTCGAACGGCACTTCTTGTGACAGAGAGAACATCTTGGCGAAGATCGCCTCGTACTGCTCGGCGCTGATTTCGTCCTGTGGCCGCCCGCGCCCGGTCGGCACCAGGAAGAACACGCTCCAGAGGTCAATGCCCAGGCCGGTCATCAGCTCGGCCAGGGCGTCGAAGTCATCGAAGTTGAAACGGGTGACGGTGGTGTTCACCTGGGTCGACAGGCCGAGGCTGCGGGCGTACCCCAGCAGGTCGAGCGACCAGTCGAAGGAGCCGCGTACGCGCCGGAAGGCGTCGTGAGCGGCCGCGCTCGCGCCGTCGAGGCTGACGGCTATGCGCGCCAGGCCGGCGGCCTTGAGCCGGTCGATGACTGCGTGCGTCATCAGCGGCGTGCCCGAGGGCGTCATGGTCATGCGCAGGCCGGCGCGGTCACCGTAGCTGATGAGGTCGTAGATGTCCGGCCGCTTGATCGGGTCGCCGCCGGTGAGCACCAACAGCGGGCTGCCGAATTCGGCCACCTGCTCGAGCAGCTGGCACCCCTCGGCGGTGCTCAACTCGCGCGGGTCGCGCGCGGGCACGGCTTCAGCACGGCAATGCACGCAGGCGAGGTCGCAGGCGCGGGTGACTTCCCAAATGACGAGAAAGGGGGCGCGCTCGAAATCGAGGGTGCCGAGGTCGGTGCGGCCGCCGCCAACGGCGGTGTCGGCCGAGGCTGCAGTCGGTGTCGCAGACATCGCGGCGCAGCTTAGCGCAGGCGCACGGCTGGCGCCACCGCACCGCCGGCTAGAAGAACACCCCGGTGCGCTCGCGCAGGCCGCGTTCGAGCATGCTCTGGATCGCGCTCTTCACCTTGTCGACGTGGCGCTGGATGACGCGGTCCTCGTCGTGAGGGTTACCGGAGAACCGCATCGGCTTGCCGAAATAGATGCGGTACTTCGCCGGCAGCGGGATCAAACCGAGCGGCCCGAGCCATGGCCAGGTGAGCGTGACCGGGAAGGCGGGCATGCCGAGCAGGCGCGCCAGCCAGCGCACGTTAGCGATCGCCGGGGCTTGTTCCTCCGAGCCCACCACCGCCACCGGCACGATCGGCGTTTTGGTCTCGAGCGCCAAGCGCACGAAGCCAAGGCCGAACTCCTGCAGCTGATAGCGCTGGCTGAAGAGTTTATTCATGCCGCGCACGCCCTCGGGAAACACCAACACCGCTTCGTCGTTGTTGAGCAGGTCAACGCAGTTCTTCGGCGTGCCGACCACCGAGCCGATGCGGGCGAGCAACTCGCTGACAAACGGGACGGTTGGCAGCCAATACTCACCCATGGCGCGCAGGATGCGCGGCGGGTCGCCGTAGAGGAAGGCGGCGGTGGCGATCATCGTGCCGTCGATAGCTATCTGGCCGGCGTGGTTGGCGATGAGCAGCACGCGCCCGGGCGGCAGGTGTTCGATACCGCTGGCCTCGGCGCGGAAGTAGTAGCGGTAGAACAGCGCCGTAACCTGCAGCGCGCGCCGGGCGCTGTCGACGTGAAAGCCCCAGGGGTCGTAGCCGTAGCGATTCAACCGCACCGGCACCTTGTGCATGCGGTGCGCGATCTCGTCGTTGAGACGGGCGATGACATCAGGATTGACGGCGTTGCCGAGCTGGTGCACGAACTCCACCAGACGTTCGAGCCCGTCCGGCGCCGCGGTGGGCCGGCGGGCGACGCGAGCCTTGGCCGCTGGCCCCTGCTGGTCGCCGGTCTTGGCGCGCCGGCCCGTCTGCCGGCGGTGGTTGTCCAGTGAGGCAACGCGCGCAGCCATACACATCACTCCTTGCGCAGAATCATCCCGTTGGGTTTCCGGCGGTGGTCGTCGCTCGGCTACGCGCCTAACTGCGCAGGCTGGCGAAGATCTCCTCGAGCCCGAAGCGGGGCTTAAAGCCGGTGGCGGCGGCAAAGCGGCTGCCGTCGAGCGTGCACGGGTACTTGACGAAATCGATCGCCCCGGGGGGAAAGGGATAGAGGCCCAGGCGAAACATGGTTCTCACGGCCGGCCGCGCCAGCACTTCCGGCAGCGGCACCGCCGTCCCACCGGTTTCCGCGATCGCCACTTTGAGCGGCACCGCCCCCGGCCCGGTCAAGTTGAACACTCCGCGCGCACGCCGCTCAATGGCCAGCGCGATGGCCTCGGCAACGTCCTGCTCGTGGATGAACTGCATCATGGGGTTGAAGCCCATCGCCGTCGGCACGTATTCCAGTTGCAAATAGCGGCCGATCGCACTGTGTACGGAGTAGCCGAGCACATTTACAGGTCGAATAATCGTGACCGCGATCTCCGGGTACTGCCACAGGTAGGCGCTGGCGAGGGTGTCGACCTCCACCAGATCGCGCACGTCGGGATAGGTGCGGCTGCCGTTGAGCGGATAGCCCTCGTCCATGTAGTAGGGGTTCTCGGGCAGCGCTCCGTAGACGTAGGCGCTGGAAAAAACCACTAATTGTTTCACGCCGTAAGTGACGCAACACTCGAGCACGCGTTTGGTACCGGCCAGGTTGACCTGGTGCCGAACCGCCGGGGCCTCCTCGAAGTGGCGAATGAAGGCCAGGTGCGCGATCGCGTGCGGGCGCTCGCGGCGCACCACGTCCTCGAAGCGCCGTTTGCGCAAGTCGAGCTGGTAGAAGCGCAGCTCGCGCGGGCGCTCCTTCCAGGGAGTGCGGTCGGCGCCGACGATCTCGTAGGCACGAGCCAGGCGGCGGGCCACCAAATTCCCCTGCCCGCCGGCGACGCCCGTAACCAACACCTTGTCCATACGGCGGCAACTGTAATCCGCCGCTCAGCGCAGAGCAATGGCCGCGACCAGCCGGTGCCCGCAGCCCGCCCGCAGCCCCCCGGCAGGCGGGTCGGCTCAATTGCTGCCCAGGTGCGCGGCCAGTGCGGCGTAGGGATCGGCGGCGCCGGCGGCGACTTGCAACACCTGGGCAATCGCAGCAGCCAGGTTGCCACGAGCGCGTGCCTGCATGGCAGCGAACAGCTCCAGCCGCTCGTTGTACATCGCATAGTGCAGCAGGCTGGCGTTATTGAGTGGAGCGCGAGCGAAGTCGGCATAGAGATTGGTTTGCAGGGGCAAGGCGCGAAACTCGGTCTGGCCGCGGCTGAGCCGCCGCCGCCGCTCGCTGTCATCGATGCCGCTGGCGTAGGCTGCGCGCATGCTGGCGGTCAGCCGGCCAAGAAATGCCGAGAACGCCAGCGCGTCCTGCCACAGCTGTTCGGCGCGCGCGGCGTTGTCGCTCTCGCCCCGCGCGGTGAAAAACGCCACCGTGCCGCTGTAACCAACGAAGTTAGCGAACGACTCGTTAAAGGCGCCGTGGCCGGGCAGGTAGCGGGTGTTGTGGGTCAGCTCGTGCATGATCACCGCTGCCAGGCTCACCCGATCGAGGCGCAACAAATTCGACAGCAACGGATCATCGAACCAGCCGAGGGTGCTAAAGGCTACCGACGGCTGCACCACGGTATCGTAGCCCTCGGCTTCCAGCTCCGCCGCCGCGGCGTGCGCCTCGGCCTGGTCAAAAAAGCCGCGGTACGGCACCCGACCCACGATCGGAAACCACCAGGTAACCAGCTCCAGCCGCTCGCGATAAGCCGCCAGCACCACGTGCACCACCTGATCGGCGTCCACCCGCGCGAAGCTGCTGAAGCTGCCGGCGGCCCGCAGCCCGAGTCGGTCGCGGGCAAAAGCGCGGGCATCGAGCGCTAGCGCCAGCTTGCTCTTGGTGTCGGCGTCAAGCAGCGGGTCTGCCAGTAACTCCTCGATCGGTTGCCGGCGCCACAGGATGCGTGCTTCCTCGTAACCCGCGCGCAGCACGTACAGCGGCGAGCAGCCGGCGAGCAAGCAGCCGCCGGCGGCCAGCGCTACCGCCCAAGCGGCGGCCGCGGCCAGCCGGCGCCAGCGCTCACTTCGCCGCACCGCTGCCCACCTCCGCCGCCGGCGCCGGGGCGGCAACCGGACGGTACTGCAACTGATGCAACCGGTAGTACAAGCCGCGGGCGGTCAGGAGCTGGGCGTGCGTGCCGCACTCGCGTAACTGGCCGTGATGCATCACCAGAATGCGGTCGCTGTGCTCGATGGTGGAGAGCCGGTGAGCGATCACCACCGCGGTGCGCTGGCGCATGAGCACGGCGAGCGCGTCCTGGATCAGCAACTCGGTTTCGGTATCGACACTGGCGGTCGCTTCGTCGAGCACAAGAATCGGCGGATCGCGCGCCAGGGCGCGGGCAAACGCCAGCAGCTGGCGCTGGCCGGTGGAGAGGTTGCTGCCACGTTCGCGCAGCTGTGCGTGGTAGCGCTCGGGCAGCCGCTCGATGAAGTGGTGGGCGTTGACCAGCGTCGCCGCCCGCTCGACGACGGCGGGGGAGATCTCCGGCCGGCCCAAGGTGAGGTTGTCGGCGATGGTGCCGGAGAACAGGAAGACGTCCTGCAATACTACGCCGATGCGCGCCCGCAAGGCGTGCAGATCCCACTGGCGCACATCACTGCCATCGACCAGCACTCGGCCACGGTTAGCATCGTAGGTGCGATTGAGCAGCTTGATGACCGAGGTCTTGCCGGCGCCGGTGGCGCCGACGATGGCGATCTTCTCGCCCGGTTCGATCACGAAGGAAACGTCCTTCAGCACCCAGTCCTCTTGTTTGTAGGCGAACCACACGTGATCGAACTCGATCCGGCCGCGGGTGGCCGCCGGCCGCTTAGCCGCCGGTGGGCTGGCAATCAGGGCGGGGGTGTCGAGCAATTGAAAGACGCGCTCGGCCGAAGCCATGGCCGATTGCATCACCGCATACTTGGTCGAGAAATCGCGGATCGGAACGAAGAACTTCTGCACATACTCGATAAAGGCGACCAGGGTACCAAACGCCAAGGCGCCGGCCAGGATTTCGCCGCCGCCGTACCAGACGATGAGCGCGAAGGAGATCGCGCAGACCGCTTCGACCAGCGAGAACAGGGCCGCCTCGTAGATATTGGCCCAGTGATTGGCCAAGCGGTGGGCGTCGTTGAGACCCTCGAAGCGGCGATAAGTCTTGGCCTCCTGGGCGAACAGTTGAATGACGCTCACGCCCGAGATGGCCTCCTGCAGGTAGGCGTTGAGGCGCGCGATGCGTTCGCGGATGGCGCGGTAGCTCTCGCGCGCTTTGAGGCGGAAGAAGTTGATGGCCAACACCATCACCGGCAACAGCGCCAGTGTTACCAAGGCCAGGCGCCATTCGATCGCCAGCATGATGGCGACGATTCCCAGCAGCGTGACCACATCCATCAGGATCGTCATCGCCCCGGCGGCGAACATCTCGCTGATCACATCGACGTCACCGGTGAGCCGGGTAACGGTGCGGCCGACCGGGTTGCGGTCGAAGAACGACGCCGGCAGGGTTTGCACATGCGCGAACAAGTCGTGGCGCAAGTCGGCCAGGCTTTTCTGCGCCACCACCATGGTCAGGTAGTACTGCACGTACAGGCAGACGAACTCACCGGCCAAGCTGCCGGCATAGAGCAGCCCCATATGGCCGAGACCGCTGAGGTCGCGAGCGGCGACGTAGCGATCGATGGCGAGTTTCAGGATGTAGGGTTGGGTCAAGGCGAACAGCGAGGTTAGCGGCAGCGAGGCCAGCGCCAAGAAGAACAGGCGGCGGTAGGGCCGGATGTAGGCCCACAGCCGGAGCATCAGCCGGGCGTCGTAGGCCTTGCCGAGCGCGGCTTCCTGATGCAACGAAGGACCGGCGGCGGTGCCGGCCGTTGTCACTGGCGGTGTGCTCACAGCTCGGCCAGCTCCTCTTCCAGGCTCTGCTGGCGGTAGAGATCGGCGTAAAAGCCGGCGCGCGCCAGCAGCGCGTTGTGGTCGCCGACCTCGACGATGCGGCCGTCGTCGACGACTGCGATCATGTCGGCGTCCTGAATGGTGGAGATGCGGTGAGCGATCACGATGCTGGTGCGGCCGTGCAAGATCTCGCGCAGCGCCCGTAGGATGCGCCGCTCGGTGCGGGTGTCGACGCTAGCGAGCGCGTCGTCGAGCACGAGGACCTGCGGGGCGGCAGCGATGGCGCGGGCCAGCGTCAGGCGCTGGCGCTGGCCGCCGGAGAGCGTGATGCCGCGCTCGCCGATGATGGTGTCGTAGCCGTAACGAAAGGCGGCGATCTCGTCGGCGATACCCGCCGCCTGTGCCGCTCGCTCGACGGCGGCCTGATCAACCGGGTCGAGCACGAAGCCGACGTTGTCGGCAATGGTGTCGGAAAACAAGAAAGGGTCTTGCGGCACAAAGGCGATGCTGCGGCGCAGCTGCTGCAGCGGCAGTGTGCGGATATCGCGGCCATCGAGCAGGATGGCGCCGGCGCTGACATCGGCCAGGCGTGGCAACAACCGGGCGATGGTCGATTTGCCGCTGCCGGTGCGGCCGACCAAAGCGAGCTGCTGTCCCGGCTCGACGGTAAAGCTGATGTTGTCGAGCACCTGATGGCCGTTGTGCGGCGTGTGGTAAGCGAAATCGACGTTGCGGAACTCGATGCGGCCGCGCACGAGCGGTAGCGGCGCAGCATCGGGGGCATCGCGGATCTCGGGCACAGCCGCGAAGATGTGTTCGAGCCGCTGTAATGCGGCGCGGCCACGCTGGAGCACCGACAGCATCCAGCCCAGCGCCATGGTCGGCCACGCTAGCAAGGCCAAGTAGCCGATGAACGCCACCAGATCGCCGAGGCTCAGCCGGCCGCTAATCACGTGCGCCCCGCCGTACCACAGCACCACCAACGTGCCGAGGCTGGAGGCCACCTTCATGGCTGGAAACATCCGGCCGCGCACCTTGGCCAGCTCTATACTGTCGGCGAGGAAGCGCCGGTTGATCTGCTCGAACTTAGCCGTCTCGGCCGCTTCGGCGACGTATGACTGCACCACGTGGATGCCGCTCAAGTTCTCCTGCACCGCGCTGCTCACCTCCGCCAGCCGCTCCTGCACGTGCAGTGTCCCTTCCATCAACTGGCGGCTGTAGTACTTCACCAGCCAGAGCAGCAGCGGATAGGGTAACAGCGCCATGAGCGTGAGCGTGGCATCGAGCGACAGCATGATCGACACGGCGTAAACGTAATAGATTGGAGTGTTGACGAGATTGAGAATGGCCGGGCCTAGCAGCAGCCGCACCGCGGTGACGTCGTTGACCAGCCGGGACATGAGGTCGCCGGTCTGTTGCGCGTGATAGTAAGACTGCGGCAGCCGCTGCAGGTGCGCGAAGAGATCATTGCGCAGGTCGTACTCGACGTCGCGGCCGGCATTGAAGATGAGTACCCGCGAGCAGGTGCGCACCAGCCCCTGGACCAGCGCAATCGCGATGATCGCAGCCGCGAAGACCAGTACGTTGCGGTAGGGTTGCCCCTGCTCGACGGCGTCGATCGCCTGCTTGAGCAGGTAGGGGACGCTCATCGCCAGCGAGGCAGTGACGAGCAAGCAGGCACCACCGGCGAGGTATCGCCGCCGGTAGCGCCACAGATAACCCCGCAGTCGCCCCACGGGGGCCATCATCCCACAACGTGGCGCTGAAGCAACGCGGCCGGCGCCTGCCGAATTACAGAATACAGACGACTACTGTGAGCGCGCGGACGGCAGCGATAGCGCCGGCGCGCAGCGTACTCAACGGCTGATGCGCCCGCGCCAGACCTCGATGGAGCCGAAGCGGCCACGCTCTGGCCCTTGGGACTTGGGGTCGAGCTTGGCTTTCGGGTCGAACTTGGTGTCGGCTTTCTGGTCGCCCGCCTTCTTGGCTGCGTCTTTCTTGCCGCCAGTGCGGTATGTCGGCGAAAGCACGTCGCCGAAAGCTACACCGATATCGAGGACGCCGTCGCGATCGACATCGGCCAAGCCGACACCCCAGGTTCGCTCGCGACCAGTCAGCGGCAGCGTAGTGGTTTCCACCAGCTTCCAGTTGCCCTGGCCGTCACCCAAGAACGGGAACACGCCGTAGACGCCGCCGATTTCCTCCAGATTAGTCTTACCGGCGACGACTAGGTCGGTCTTGCCGTCGTTGTTCAGATCGCCAAAGGCGACGCCGAGCGCGTTCATCGGCATCAAGCCGGTGCTCGACACTTTCCACTTGCCGTTGTCCCAGAGAAACACCTCTATCCCCGGCACCGCACTGGAAGCGGCCAAGTCCAGCTTGCCGTCTCCGTTCACGTCGCCAAGGGCGATCCCAAACATGTACAACCCGTGCACGTCGGGAGCCGGCAGACCTTCTGAGCCTTCGCGGAAGCCCCCTTTGCCGTTGCCGAGCCACACCCGCGGGCCGGCAGAGTAGGCCGCGGCGATATCCAGATTACCGTCGCCGTCGACGTCACCCACCGCCAGCGCATTACCCCACTCGTTTTGAGGCAACCCTTCGGTTCGTTCCCGCCACGTTCCCTTACAATCGCCGCGGAAGGTGCGAATACCCTCCTCGGACGCGGCGATAACAACCAGATCGGCGCAGCCGTCTTTATCGAAATCACCGATGGCGACATCCTCGCATCCGATGGTCGGCAAACCGGATGAGGCGGCCTTCCAATTGCCGGCTCCGTCGCCGAGGAAGACGTATACCCCCTTGCAGTGATCGGCAACGGCTACGTCCGTCTTGCCGTCGTTGTTGATGTCGGCGAACTCCACGCCGCCGCCGCAGAAGGTCTCGCGCGGCAGTCCGTTCGAAGCGTCGGTCCAGTGACCTTTGCCGTCGCCAGCGAAAATGAACGGGCCATCGGCCAAACGGGTGACAAAGCCAATGTCCGGATTGCCGTCGCCATTGATGTCGCCGAAGCTGATCTGCGACTTGAAGATCTTGCCGCTGGGCAACCCCTGGCGGGCCGGTTCGTAGGTCAGCGGCGACGACACCGCCACCGGGGCCGCGGGCTCGGCGGGCGCTGTCGCCGGCACTGGCCGAGTTGCCTGACACCCCGCGATCAGCCCTAGAGCTACCGCCGCGCACAGCAGTTGCGTTCTCGATTCCGTCATGATCCCAAACCTCCCCCGTTTCGCGTGTGCCGTATATGACCGCCGAGCGCGGCAAATATTCGGAGTGCCAAAAAAACGTGCCGTCCTGTACCAGAGCGATTCCGCAGCGTCAAGGACGCCCGCGCCGGCACTCCGGCCCCGCCAGCCGGGGCGGAATCGCCGTATTTTTGAAGACTTCCGTCGCTCGATTGGGCAATAATCGGCCATTTTCCGCTTGACAACATAGACCGCTTCAAGTATCTCAACGGCGCTTCCCGCCCACTTGCGTGAAGGGGTGGCGGTAGGCGCTCGCAGGCATCGGCTTGCGGGCTGGGTGGTCAGGGCTCAGGGTGAGCGGTTAGTTTCTCCGCAACGGAAAGGAGAAAGAAGATGAGTTCTCGATTGGGGAAGCGGCGACTGGCGGGTCTGGCTGTAACGCTGGCGACGGCGCTCCTAGTAACAACGGCGGGACGCGCCAAGGCGGCGGACCCCCTGACGAATTCCGGGGTCACCGTGGATCAGCCGGGCGCGATTCTCGTGTTCCCCAAGGTGGTGTACAAGGCGAACCCGACCACCGGTGAGGTTCGTGACACCATCATCCAAGTTGCCAACACCTTCAATTCCGCGGTGCGGGCGCGTTGCTTTTACGTCAACGCTCAGCTGACGAATCCAACGCAGCCATTTCACCCCACCCTGAATCCGCGGCTGTGGCAGGAGACTGATTTCTCCATTCTCCTAACCCGCCAGCAGCCGACGCACTGGGTGGCCAGCCTCGGCCGGCCGGTTAATCCCGGGGACCCGCTGGGTTCGGGCAACGCCGGACTCGATCCAGGTGGGGTGCCGCCGGTGACGCTGGGCTTCGAGGGCGAGTTGCGCTGCGTTACGGTCGACAACAGCGACGCGGCCCTGGGCGCCAACTACCTCAAGGGTGAGGCGACCCTGCGCAGTAGCACTTACGACGTGTCCAACTACAACGCCATCGCAATCCGCGGCGGAGAGTTAGCACCCGAAAACCCAACCGAATTGTGGCTAGACGAAATCGGTAAAGATACCGGCCTGCATTACAACTCTTGCCCCGACACCCTCCTGCTCGACTTCATTGCCTTTGGCGAGCCGGACCCCGTCGTCTCGGACCTCGGGCTGTGTACCGCTCCGGCGGATTGCGCGGTTGAGACTACCTTGACCCTGGTGCCGTGCAGTGCCGACTTCGAGAACGTGCAGGGCGGCAGCGCCGTCGTCAACTTCGACATCACCAACGAGTTTGAAGAGCGCCTCTCGCGCGACGGTGTGCCGGTGGACTGCTGGCTGGATTCCCCGTTGAATGCTCTGGGCAGCAACGCGTTCAATGCTGGGGTTCTCGGCTCCATCACCGGCTTCGCTCGCATTACGCCGGCCTCAGGCTCCGGTGGCATACTGGGGATTGCCGAAGAAACCCGCTCCGATTCCGCAGCCAGCCTTGGGCGGGCCGCATTCAGCCTGCAACACGAAGGCTCTCGTGCCGCCTCGGAAGCCCCCGATGTCATCGTCCTCTCTGCACCGTGATCGGTGACGCTGAGAGCGGGAGTGGACCAGACGGACTTTGTCCAGCGGTGAGGAAAAGGAGACAAGCGATGAGCACGAACAAGGGGCTTAGGCGGCGGGTGGTGTTGGGGATCGTGGCAGGGATGGTGGCGACAGCCGGAATGGCCCGCGCGGATGTGGTGACGGACCAGGCCGCAGCTATCCTGGTGTTCCCCAAGATCAAGGTCGATACCGCCGGCACGCCGGCAACCGACACGATCGTACAGGTCACAAATACCTCGCCCTTCCTATCGAAGGCACACTGCTTCTACGTAAACGCCAATTCCCATTGCAGCAACGCAAACCCACCGGCTGTCCCGCTCACCTGCCTCAGCAACGCCGATTGCAATCCCGGTGGGCTCACCGGTGGTGTCTGCGTGCCCGGCTGGAACGAGCGTGACTTCCAACTCACTTTGACCAAGCGCCAGCCGCTGTCGTGGCGCGCCAGCCAAGGGCTCGCCAATCCCTGCCCCGCCGGTTACAGCAACGATGATTGTAGCGGTTCCTACGTGCCCCTTAGCGGCGGGCGGGTCTCTCGCGACGGTCAGAGCAACGGCGACACCAAGGTGCCGCCAGTCGAAGAGAACCCCTTCATCGGCGAACTCAAGTGCGTGCAGGTCGACATCGGCACGGATCAGCCGATCGATCGCAACGACCTCAAGGGCGAGGCGACCATCGTCTCGACCACTGACGTCGGGGGAGTCGACGCCAGTAAATACAACGCGGTCGGCATTCAGGCCATCGAGGGGGCGCAGGACGGCGACCCGGCAACACTGCGCCTCGGCGGACCGGACCCCGAGTACAACGCCTGCCCGCGCATCAACTTGCTCGATCACTTCTTCGATAGCTTCGATGAGCTGGACGCCGCTGGTGGCGTAGGCACCCATAATGACGGCACTGGCGCCGCCAGTGTGGTCGAGCGGGTCGCGACCGATATCGTCGTCATCCCCTGCAGCGAGGACTTCCTCAACCAAGACCCCACATTCGGCGCCGCCATTCTGCAGTTCCTGATTTACAACGAGTTCGAGCAGCGCTTCTCCACCGCCACTCGGGTCAACTGCTTCAAGGAAGTCCAGCTGTCAGACATCGACACCCGCTTCGGGGTGGCTGACAACAACGGGTCGATATTCAACGCCGCGGTGCAAGGGACGCTCACCGGTCAGACGCGCATTCGGCCGGTAGTCGGCAGCTCCCGCGCCAACCGAGTGTTGATCCTGGCCCAGGAGCGCTGGCGCACGGGCGGCGGGCCTCTGGAATACATGAGCACGGCGCGTAACGTGCAAACCATCCAAGAAGTCAACCCAAACGAACCGCCGGACATGATCCTGCTGACTTGCCCGGACGGCTCCGCGCCGCCGTGCTTCTAGGCCGAACTGTTTAACGCAAGCAAAAAGGCCGGGAGGAATACCTCCCGGCCTTTTTTTCGCCCAGTGCCCGTTGCCGGTGCTAGCGTGAAGTTGCGGGCCGCAGCTCGCCGGCCGAGCCCAGCCCGACTAGCGTGAATTGCACCCGGGCCTCGACTTCCTCCGGGTTTGACTTGTCCACCACGGCGAACTCAAAGCCCCAGCAGTCACATTGCGACAAGAGCCGGACACCGAAGTAGTTCTCGAGAAAGCGGTTGTTCTGCACATCAACGCGGCCGGCGTAAACAAAGCCCAACGTGTCGGTGAGGCGCAATTGCACCGTGCTGTCGATTTGCTGCAGTAGACTGCGGGTAATGAACCGATAGGTCACCCCCAGTGCGTTGCGGGTCTCCAGGCGCACGGAATCATCGCTGTCAGCTCGGCCCGCGCCGCGCACGCGAAAGCCGACACTGGCCGACGACACATCCGCCACGCTGGTGTCATAGTCCGTATGCGCCCGCAGCGACAGCGCCGAACTGGGCTGCACCCGCAGGCCCAGAGCCACGTCGGAAAAATGGTCGGCCGTGCCGGCCGTGCCCTGTCCTGTCACCGGCTCGATCTCGCGCTCAGTGTCAAAGCTCTGCGTCAGCGACAATCGCGCCAGTTCCGCAACGCTGTTTGCCGACACGTTCCGCGCGGCAGAGCCGGGCGCCGCGGCTACGGTTGCAGCGGGCTCCGGCGCGTGTTTGGCCAGCAGGCGGCTCACCACACCGTAGGTGAAGAGGCTTCGCCGATTATCGCGGTCTTCGCCGTCGAAGACCGGTAACTCGTCCTGGTCGACGCCGGGCACGAACGTGTACTCGACCAATGGCTCGATGGTGTGCTTGAGCTTGCTGACTCCCATGTGCTCGAAGGCATAGACGCGGCTGAGCGAGGTACCGGCCTCGGCGCTGAGATGGAACAGCTCGCGCGTTCGATTCGCCGGTAAACGAACGAACTGGCCAGGCTGTGTTCCGTTGAGGCCATCTGCCGATTCGGTTTGCGTCAGATGATAGGCGGTTTCACGCAAGCCCGCCCGCACCGAACCAAAGAACCCTGCTCCCAGCGGG
This window harbors:
- a CDS encoding ABC transporter ATP-binding protein, whose amino-acid sequence is MLRLWAYIRPYRRLFFLALASLPLTSLFALTQPYILKLAIDRYVAARDLSGLGHMGLLYAGSLAGEFVCLYVQYYLTMVVAQKSLADLRHDLFAHVQTLPASFFDRNPVGRTVTRLTGDVDVISEMFAAGAMTILMDVVTLLGIVAIMLAIEWRLALVTLALLPVMVLAINFFRLKARESYRAIRERIARLNAYLQEAISGVSVIQLFAQEAKTYRRFEGLNDAHRLANHWANIYEAALFSLVEAVCAISFALIVWYGGGEILAGALAFGTLVAFIEYVQKFFVPIRDFSTKYAVMQSAMASAERVFQLLDTPALIASPPAAKRPAATRGRIEFDHVWFAYKQEDWVLKDVSFVIEPGEKIAIVGATGAGKTSVIKLLNRTYDANRGRVLVDGSDVRQWDLHALRARIGVVLQDVFLFSGTIADNLTLGRPEISPAVVERAATLVNAHHFIERLPERYHAQLRERGSNLSTGQRQLLAFARALARDPPILVLDEATASVDTETELLIQDALAVLMRQRTAVVIAHRLSTIEHSDRILVMHHGQLRECGTHAQLLTARGLYYRLHQLQYRPVAAPAPAAEVGSGAAK
- a CDS encoding acyltransferase family protein; this encodes MAARVASLDNHRRQTGRRAKTGDQQGPAAKARVARRPTAAPDGLERLVEFVHQLGNAVNPDVIARLNDEIAHRMHKVPVRLNRYGYDPWGFHVDSARRALQVTALFYRYYFRAEASGIEHLPPGRVLLIANHAGQIAIDGTMIATAAFLYGDPPRILRAMGEYWLPTVPFVSELLARIGSVVGTPKNCVDLLNNDEAVLVFPEGVRGMNKLFSQRYQLQEFGLGFVRLALETKTPIVPVAVVGSEEQAPAIANVRWLARLLGMPAFPVTLTWPWLGPLGLIPLPAKYRIYFGKPMRFSGNPHDEDRVIQRHVDKVKSAIQSMLERGLRERTGVFF
- a CDS encoding aminopeptidase — its product is MRRSERWRRLAAAAAWAVALAAGGCLLAGCSPLYVLRAGYEEARILWRRQPIEELLADPLLDADTKSKLALALDARAFARDRLGLRAAGSFSSFARVDADQVVHVVLAAYRERLELVTWWFPIVGRVPYRGFFDQAEAHAAAAELEAEGYDTVVQPSVAFSTLGWFDDPLLSNLLRLDRVSLAAVIMHELTHNTRYLPGHGAFNESFANFVGYSGTVAFFTARGESDNAARAEQLWQDALAFSAFLGRLTASMRAAYASGIDDSERRRRLSRGQTEFRALPLQTNLYADFARAPLNNASLLHYAMYNERLELFAAMQARARGNLAAAIAQVLQVAAGAADPYAALAAHLGSN
- a CDS encoding NAD-dependent epimerase/dehydratase family protein; protein product: MDKVLVTGVAGGQGNLVARRLARAYEIVGADRTPWKERPRELRFYQLDLRKRRFEDVVRRERPHAIAHLAFIRHFEEAPAVRHQVNLAGTKRVLECCVTYGVKQLVVFSSAYVYGALPENPYYMDEGYPLNGSRTYPDVRDLVEVDTLASAYLWQYPEIAVTIIRPVNVLGYSVHSAIGRYLQLEYVPTAMGFNPMMQFIHEQDVAEAIALAIERRARGVFNLTGPGAVPLKVAIAETGGTAVPLPEVLARPAVRTMFRLGLYPFPPGAIDFVKYPCTLDGSRFAAATGFKPRFGLEEIFASLRS
- a CDS encoding TIGR04053 family radical SAM/SPASM domain-containing protein — encoded protein: MSATPTAASADTAVGGGRTDLGTLDFERAPFLVIWEVTRACDLACVHCRAEAVPARDPRELSTAEGCQLLEQVAEFGSPLLVLTGGDPIKRPDIYDLISYGDRAGLRMTMTPSGTPLMTHAVIDRLKAAGLARIAVSLDGASAAAHDAFRRVRGSFDWSLDLLGYARSLGLSTQVNTTVTRFNFDDFDALAELMTGLGIDLWSVFFLVPTGRGRPQDEISAEQYEAIFAKMFSLSQEVPFDIKSTAAPHYRRFLLQRRAGARRQRRPLPAVRGLGFAIKDGQSRAPKSVNDGNGFVFISHTGEVFPSGFLPISAGSVRQQRLAAIYRDSELFRTLRDYQQLKGKCGVCEFRDVCGGSRARAFSMTGDYLESDPFCAYVPGPYRKAVAAGTAEPVAAYFARRLAAHCQPDAAAP